In a genomic window of Lathamus discolor isolate bLatDis1 chromosome 4, bLatDis1.hap1, whole genome shotgun sequence:
- the ALG11 gene encoding GDP-Man:Man(3)GlcNAc(2)-PP-Dol alpha-1,2-mannosyltransferase isoform X2 → MKSSRERLLCSLLIPALFLSGILCVCVVVLLWGIRFWIQQRKKQLTSEGRDGKRPLLVAFFHPYCNAGGGGERVLWCAIRTLQKKYRNVTCVVYTGDRGVSGEEIVEGAFRRFSIKLTHPVKFVFLEKRYLVEASLYPHFTLLGQSLGSVFLGWEALLKCVPDIYIDSMGYAFTLPLFKYLGGCHVGCYVHYPTISTDMLSVVRNQDTRFNNAAFITNSPLFSRFKLVYYYLFAFMYGLVGSCSDVIMVNSSWTLNHILSLWKAGACTSVVYPPCDVQTFLDIPLEAEKSTCEYSIVSIGQFRPEKDHPLQIRAFAKLLKEKRLGQQPSLKLVLIGGCRNQQDEERVDNLKGLCEELGVSNNVTFRINIPFEELKRHLAEATIGLHTMWNEHFGIGVVECMAAGTVILAHNSGGPKLDIVVPFEGHITGFLAENEDSYAERMAHILSLSPEKRLEIRENARRSVHRFSDQHFEETFLLSVEPLFK, encoded by the exons ATGAAGAGTAGCCGTGAGAG ATTGCTGTGCTCATTGTTAATCCCTGCATTATTTCTAAGTGGAATTCTGTGTGTCTGCGTGGTGGTACTACTGTGGGGAATACGGTTCTGGatacagcaaaggaagaaacagctgACCTCAGAAGGAAGAGATGGGAAGCGGCCATTGCTGGTTGCCTTTTTCCACCCCTATTGCAATGCAGGTGGTGGAGGGGAGAGAGTCTTGTGGTGTGCCATAAGGACACTCCAGAAAAA GTACAGAAATGTGACGTGTGTGGTTTACACTGGTGATAGAGGTGTCAGTGGAGAAGAAATAGTGGAAGGTGCTTTCAGAAGATTCAGTATTAAATTGACTCACCCTGTGAAGTTTGTGTTTCTAGAAAAACGCTACCTTGTGGAAGCTTCTCTTTACCCTCACTTCACTTTGCTGGGACAAAGTTTAGGATCAGTGTTTCTCGGCTGGGAAGCTCTTCTAAAGTGTGTTCCTGATATTTATATAGACTCAATGGGTTATGCCTTCACCCTTCCCCTCTTTAAATACTTAGGAGGTTGCCACGTTGGATGCTACGTCCATTATCCCACTATCAGCACCGATATGCTCTCTGTCGTTAGGAATCAGGATACCAGATTTAACAACGCAGCTTTCATTACAAACAGCCCTCTTTTCAGCAGATTTAAACTTGTCTACTactatttatttgctttcatgtaTGGATTGGTTGGGTCCTGCAGTGATGTGATAATGGTTAATTCTTCTTGGACACTAAATCATATCCTTTCCCTCTGGAAAGCTGGGGCTTGCACTAGCGTTGTGTATCCACCATGCGATGTTCAGACCTTCCTGGATATTCCACTGGAAGCGGAAAAGAGCACCTGTGAATATTCCATTGTTTCCATCGGACAGTTCAGGCCTGAAAAAGATCATCCTTTGCAAATCAGAGCCTTTGCTAAATTGCTAAAAGAGAAGAGACTGGGGCAGCAGCCATCATTGAAGCTTGTCTTAATTGGAGGCTGTCGTAACCAGCAAGATGAAGAGCGTGTAGATAACCTTAAAGGTCTTTGTGAAGAGCTGGGAGTTAGTAACAATGTGACATTCAGAATAAACATTCCCTTTGAGGAGCTAAAGAGACATCTGGCAGAGGCCACCATTGGCCTGCATACAATGTGGAATGAGCACTTTGGGATCG GAGTCGTTGAATGTATGGCAGCTGGCACAGTTATCCTGGCTCACAACTCTGGAGGCCCCAAGTTAGATATTGTGGTACCCTTCGAAGGACACATTACAGGCTTCCTAGCAGAAAATGAGGACAGTTATGCTGAAAGGATGGCTCATATCCTCTCTTTGTCTCCtgaaaaaaggttagagatcaGAGAAAACGCCCGTCGCTCTGTGCACAGGTTTTCTGACCAGCATTTTGAAGAAACATTCCTGTTATCTGTGGAGCcactatttaaataa
- the ALG11 gene encoding GDP-Man:Man(3)GlcNAc(2)-PP-Dol alpha-1,2-mannosyltransferase isoform X1 — protein sequence MVVGGLCLCGLIRLLCSLLIPALFLSGILCVCVVVLLWGIRFWIQQRKKQLTSEGRDGKRPLLVAFFHPYCNAGGGGERVLWCAIRTLQKKYRNVTCVVYTGDRGVSGEEIVEGAFRRFSIKLTHPVKFVFLEKRYLVEASLYPHFTLLGQSLGSVFLGWEALLKCVPDIYIDSMGYAFTLPLFKYLGGCHVGCYVHYPTISTDMLSVVRNQDTRFNNAAFITNSPLFSRFKLVYYYLFAFMYGLVGSCSDVIMVNSSWTLNHILSLWKAGACTSVVYPPCDVQTFLDIPLEAEKSTCEYSIVSIGQFRPEKDHPLQIRAFAKLLKEKRLGQQPSLKLVLIGGCRNQQDEERVDNLKGLCEELGVSNNVTFRINIPFEELKRHLAEATIGLHTMWNEHFGIGVVECMAAGTVILAHNSGGPKLDIVVPFEGHITGFLAENEDSYAERMAHILSLSPEKRLEIRENARRSVHRFSDQHFEETFLLSVEPLFK from the exons ATGGTGGTGGGTGGGCTGTGCCTGTGCGGGCTGATCAG ATTGCTGTGCTCATTGTTAATCCCTGCATTATTTCTAAGTGGAATTCTGTGTGTCTGCGTGGTGGTACTACTGTGGGGAATACGGTTCTGGatacagcaaaggaagaaacagctgACCTCAGAAGGAAGAGATGGGAAGCGGCCATTGCTGGTTGCCTTTTTCCACCCCTATTGCAATGCAGGTGGTGGAGGGGAGAGAGTCTTGTGGTGTGCCATAAGGACACTCCAGAAAAA GTACAGAAATGTGACGTGTGTGGTTTACACTGGTGATAGAGGTGTCAGTGGAGAAGAAATAGTGGAAGGTGCTTTCAGAAGATTCAGTATTAAATTGACTCACCCTGTGAAGTTTGTGTTTCTAGAAAAACGCTACCTTGTGGAAGCTTCTCTTTACCCTCACTTCACTTTGCTGGGACAAAGTTTAGGATCAGTGTTTCTCGGCTGGGAAGCTCTTCTAAAGTGTGTTCCTGATATTTATATAGACTCAATGGGTTATGCCTTCACCCTTCCCCTCTTTAAATACTTAGGAGGTTGCCACGTTGGATGCTACGTCCATTATCCCACTATCAGCACCGATATGCTCTCTGTCGTTAGGAATCAGGATACCAGATTTAACAACGCAGCTTTCATTACAAACAGCCCTCTTTTCAGCAGATTTAAACTTGTCTACTactatttatttgctttcatgtaTGGATTGGTTGGGTCCTGCAGTGATGTGATAATGGTTAATTCTTCTTGGACACTAAATCATATCCTTTCCCTCTGGAAAGCTGGGGCTTGCACTAGCGTTGTGTATCCACCATGCGATGTTCAGACCTTCCTGGATATTCCACTGGAAGCGGAAAAGAGCACCTGTGAATATTCCATTGTTTCCATCGGACAGTTCAGGCCTGAAAAAGATCATCCTTTGCAAATCAGAGCCTTTGCTAAATTGCTAAAAGAGAAGAGACTGGGGCAGCAGCCATCATTGAAGCTTGTCTTAATTGGAGGCTGTCGTAACCAGCAAGATGAAGAGCGTGTAGATAACCTTAAAGGTCTTTGTGAAGAGCTGGGAGTTAGTAACAATGTGACATTCAGAATAAACATTCCCTTTGAGGAGCTAAAGAGACATCTGGCAGAGGCCACCATTGGCCTGCATACAATGTGGAATGAGCACTTTGGGATCG GAGTCGTTGAATGTATGGCAGCTGGCACAGTTATCCTGGCTCACAACTCTGGAGGCCCCAAGTTAGATATTGTGGTACCCTTCGAAGGACACATTACAGGCTTCCTAGCAGAAAATGAGGACAGTTATGCTGAAAGGATGGCTCATATCCTCTCTTTGTCTCCtgaaaaaaggttagagatcaGAGAAAACGCCCGTCGCTCTGTGCACAGGTTTTCTGACCAGCATTTTGAAGAAACATTCCTGTTATCTGTGGAGCcactatttaaataa
- the ALG11 gene encoding GDP-Man:Man(3)GlcNAc(2)-PP-Dol alpha-1,2-mannosyltransferase isoform X3, with product MVVGGLCLCGLIRLLCSLLIPALFLSGILCVCVVVLLWGIRFWIQQRKKQLTSEGRDGKRPLLVAFFHPYCNAGGGGERVLWCAIRTLQKKYRNVTCVVYTGDRGVSGEEIVEGAFRRFSIKLTHPVKFVFLEKRYLVEASLYPHFTLLGQSLGSVFLGWEALLKCVPDIYIDSMGYAFTLPLFKYLGGCHVGCYVHYPTISTDMLSVVRNQDTRFNNAAFITNSPLFSRFKLVYYYLFAFMYGLVGSCSDVIMVNSSWTLNHILSLWKAGACTSVVYPPCDVQTFLDIPLEAEKSTCEYSIVSIGQFRPEKDHPLQIRAFAKLLKEKRLGQQPSLKLVLIGGCRNQQDEERVDNLKGLCEELGVSNNVTFRINIPFEELKRHLAEATIGLHTMWNEHFGIAATMP from the exons ATGGTGGTGGGTGGGCTGTGCCTGTGCGGGCTGATCAG ATTGCTGTGCTCATTGTTAATCCCTGCATTATTTCTAAGTGGAATTCTGTGTGTCTGCGTGGTGGTACTACTGTGGGGAATACGGTTCTGGatacagcaaaggaagaaacagctgACCTCAGAAGGAAGAGATGGGAAGCGGCCATTGCTGGTTGCCTTTTTCCACCCCTATTGCAATGCAGGTGGTGGAGGGGAGAGAGTCTTGTGGTGTGCCATAAGGACACTCCAGAAAAA GTACAGAAATGTGACGTGTGTGGTTTACACTGGTGATAGAGGTGTCAGTGGAGAAGAAATAGTGGAAGGTGCTTTCAGAAGATTCAGTATTAAATTGACTCACCCTGTGAAGTTTGTGTTTCTAGAAAAACGCTACCTTGTGGAAGCTTCTCTTTACCCTCACTTCACTTTGCTGGGACAAAGTTTAGGATCAGTGTTTCTCGGCTGGGAAGCTCTTCTAAAGTGTGTTCCTGATATTTATATAGACTCAATGGGTTATGCCTTCACCCTTCCCCTCTTTAAATACTTAGGAGGTTGCCACGTTGGATGCTACGTCCATTATCCCACTATCAGCACCGATATGCTCTCTGTCGTTAGGAATCAGGATACCAGATTTAACAACGCAGCTTTCATTACAAACAGCCCTCTTTTCAGCAGATTTAAACTTGTCTACTactatttatttgctttcatgtaTGGATTGGTTGGGTCCTGCAGTGATGTGATAATGGTTAATTCTTCTTGGACACTAAATCATATCCTTTCCCTCTGGAAAGCTGGGGCTTGCACTAGCGTTGTGTATCCACCATGCGATGTTCAGACCTTCCTGGATATTCCACTGGAAGCGGAAAAGAGCACCTGTGAATATTCCATTGTTTCCATCGGACAGTTCAGGCCTGAAAAAGATCATCCTTTGCAAATCAGAGCCTTTGCTAAATTGCTAAAAGAGAAGAGACTGGGGCAGCAGCCATCATTGAAGCTTGTCTTAATTGGAGGCTGTCGTAACCAGCAAGATGAAGAGCGTGTAGATAACCTTAAAGGTCTTTGTGAAGAGCTGGGAGTTAGTAACAATGTGACATTCAGAATAAACATTCCCTTTGAGGAGCTAAAGAGACATCTGGCAGAGGCCACCATTGGCCTGCATACAATGTGGAATGAGCACTTTGGGATCG CTGCCACCATGCCATGA